In Prionailurus viverrinus isolate Anna chromosome C2, UM_Priviv_1.0, whole genome shotgun sequence, one DNA window encodes the following:
- the CRYGS gene encoding gamma-crystallin S isoform X2 encodes MLIFSLPLSFPVFPFFWDVSSFPMYLMIHRKKCGEKLLLLCLKITFYEDKNFQGRHYDCDCDCADFHMYLSRCNSIRVEGGTWAVYERPNFAGYMYILPRGEYPEYQHWMGLNDRLSSCRAVHLSGGGQYKIQIFEKGDFNGQMYETTEDCPSIMEQFHMREVHSSKVLEGAWIFYELPNYRGRQYLLDKKEYRKPIDWGAASPAVQSFRRIVE; translated from the exons ATGCTGATTTTTAGCCTACCACTTTCTTTTCcagtgtttcctttcttttgggatgTTTCCTCTTTTCCAATGTACCTAATGATACATCGaaagaaatgtggagaaaaacTTTTGCTTCTATGCCTGAAG ATTACTTTCTATGAAGACAAAAATTTCCAAGGCCGCCACTATGACTGTGACTGCGACTGCGCAGATTTCCACATGTACCTGAGTCGCTGCAACTCCATCAGAGTGGAAGGAGGCACCTGGGCTGTGTACGAGAGGCCCAACTTCGCTGGGTACATGTATATCTTACCCCGGGGCGAGTACCCTGAATACCAACACTGGATGGGCCTCAACGACCGCCTCAGCTCCTGCCGGGCTGTTCATCTG TCTGGTGGAGGCCAGTATAAGATTCAGATCTTCGAGAAAGGAGATTTTAATGGTCAGATGTATGAAACCACTGAAGATTGCCCTTCCATTATGGAACAGTTTCACATGCGGGAGGTCCACTCCAGTAAGGTGCTGGAGGGTGCCTGGATTTTCTATGAGCTACCCAACTATCGTGGCAGGCAGTACCTCCTGGACAAGAAGGAGTACCGGAAGCCCATCGATTGGGGCGCAGCTTCCCCAGCTGTGCAGTCTTTCCGCCGCATCGTGGAGTAA
- the CRYGS gene encoding gamma-crystallin S isoform X3, which yields MNFCIWNSLVFLKHLLKITFYEDKNFQGRHYDCDCDCADFHMYLSRCNSIRVEGGTWAVYERPNFAGYMYILPRGEYPEYQHWMGLNDRLSSCRAVHLSGGGQYKIQIFEKGDFNGQMYETTEDCPSIMEQFHMREVHSSKVLEGAWIFYELPNYRGRQYLLDKKEYRKPIDWGAASPAVQSFRRIVE from the exons ATGAATTTCTGCATTTGGAACTCACTCGTCTtcctcaaacatttattgaag ATTACTTTCTATGAAGACAAAAATTTCCAAGGCCGCCACTATGACTGTGACTGCGACTGCGCAGATTTCCACATGTACCTGAGTCGCTGCAACTCCATCAGAGTGGAAGGAGGCACCTGGGCTGTGTACGAGAGGCCCAACTTCGCTGGGTACATGTATATCTTACCCCGGGGCGAGTACCCTGAATACCAACACTGGATGGGCCTCAACGACCGCCTCAGCTCCTGCCGGGCTGTTCATCTG TCTGGTGGAGGCCAGTATAAGATTCAGATCTTCGAGAAAGGAGATTTTAATGGTCAGATGTATGAAACCACTGAAGATTGCCCTTCCATTATGGAACAGTTTCACATGCGGGAGGTCCACTCCAGTAAGGTGCTGGAGGGTGCCTGGATTTTCTATGAGCTACCCAACTATCGTGGCAGGCAGTACCTCCTGGACAAGAAGGAGTACCGGAAGCCCATCGATTGGGGCGCAGCTTCCCCAGCTGTGCAGTCTTTCCGCCGCATCGTGGAGTAA
- the CRYGS gene encoding gamma-crystallin S isoform X4, whose translation MSKSGTKITFYEDKNFQGRHYDCDCDCADFHMYLSRCNSIRVEGGTWAVYERPNFAGYMYILPRGEYPEYQHWMGLNDRLSSCRAVHLSGGGQYKIQIFEKGDFNGQMYETTEDCPSIMEQFHMREVHSSKVLEGAWIFYELPNYRGRQYLLDKKEYRKPIDWGAASPAVQSFRRIVE comes from the exons ATGTCTAAATCTGGAACCAAG ATTACTTTCTATGAAGACAAAAATTTCCAAGGCCGCCACTATGACTGTGACTGCGACTGCGCAGATTTCCACATGTACCTGAGTCGCTGCAACTCCATCAGAGTGGAAGGAGGCACCTGGGCTGTGTACGAGAGGCCCAACTTCGCTGGGTACATGTATATCTTACCCCGGGGCGAGTACCCTGAATACCAACACTGGATGGGCCTCAACGACCGCCTCAGCTCCTGCCGGGCTGTTCATCTG TCTGGTGGAGGCCAGTATAAGATTCAGATCTTCGAGAAAGGAGATTTTAATGGTCAGATGTATGAAACCACTGAAGATTGCCCTTCCATTATGGAACAGTTTCACATGCGGGAGGTCCACTCCAGTAAGGTGCTGGAGGGTGCCTGGATTTTCTATGAGCTACCCAACTATCGTGGCAGGCAGTACCTCCTGGACAAGAAGGAGTACCGGAAGCCCATCGATTGGGGCGCAGCTTCCCCAGCTGTGCAGTCTTTCCGCCGCATCGTGGAGTAA
- the CRYGS gene encoding gamma-crystallin S isoform X1: protein MTKQMFDLKPAQYKCLCASNSVAIPDFSTGETNLCTKMSKSGTKITFYEDKNFQGRHYDCDCDCADFHMYLSRCNSIRVEGGTWAVYERPNFAGYMYILPRGEYPEYQHWMGLNDRLSSCRAVHLSGGGQYKIQIFEKGDFNGQMYETTEDCPSIMEQFHMREVHSSKVLEGAWIFYELPNYRGRQYLLDKKEYRKPIDWGAASPAVQSFRRIVE, encoded by the exons ATGACTAAGCAAATGTTTGATTTGAAACCAGCCCAGTATAAATGTCTCTGTGCCTCTAACTCTGTAGCTATTCCGGATTTCAGCACTGGGGAAACCAATCTATGCACCAAAATGTCTAAATCTGGAACCAAG ATTACTTTCTATGAAGACAAAAATTTCCAAGGCCGCCACTATGACTGTGACTGCGACTGCGCAGATTTCCACATGTACCTGAGTCGCTGCAACTCCATCAGAGTGGAAGGAGGCACCTGGGCTGTGTACGAGAGGCCCAACTTCGCTGGGTACATGTATATCTTACCCCGGGGCGAGTACCCTGAATACCAACACTGGATGGGCCTCAACGACCGCCTCAGCTCCTGCCGGGCTGTTCATCTG TCTGGTGGAGGCCAGTATAAGATTCAGATCTTCGAGAAAGGAGATTTTAATGGTCAGATGTATGAAACCACTGAAGATTGCCCTTCCATTATGGAACAGTTTCACATGCGGGAGGTCCACTCCAGTAAGGTGCTGGAGGGTGCCTGGATTTTCTATGAGCTACCCAACTATCGTGGCAGGCAGTACCTCCTGGACAAGAAGGAGTACCGGAAGCCCATCGATTGGGGCGCAGCTTCCCCAGCTGTGCAGTCTTTCCGCCGCATCGTGGAGTAA